The segment GGCTACTGGGCAGACACCGCATATCCTCGTTGTTATTATTGGCAAGTCTTCAGCTCTTCTTCCCTCGCAGAACTTCTCGAATCCCCTTAACTCAGGTATTATCATATAGGCGTTCGCAACGTTCCCTGCATCGTCTAAGAATATGTCAATTTTTCCGTGGCCTTCCAGCCGTGTTATAGGGTCGATGGATATTTTCTTCATTTCTTCATCACTTTCCTACGTAGAATGGAATGAGGTAAAGAATATTTGTAGAAGGTTCCTATTGGGTCCACAATTTGATCAACGACTTCTGGACTAGTGGCAATAGAGGCAAGTGCGTTGATAGCTGCGGCACCTTGGTCGTT is part of the Candidatus Bathyarchaeota archaeon genome and harbors:
- a CDS encoding Ni/Fe hydrogenase subunit alpha, producing MKKISIDPITRLEGHGKIDIFLDDAGNVANAYMIIPELRGFEKFCEGRRAEDLPIITTRICGVCPVA